The following are encoded in a window of Novosphingobium sp. CECT 9465 genomic DNA:
- a CDS encoding conjugal transfer protein TraG N-terminal domain-containing protein, with the protein MMEIFTIGGGEYIVNVFNAVSAWTGGGGFRSLLRVVMVMGLIYTLMVVAFSLNWRAWFNWFLGATLMYGALIVPTMTVRVTDRLNPSLAPATVANVPLGLAMIASVSSTAGDWLTRTAETVFVMPGSLQMSSNGMIYGARLWDRTQDFRIRDPRISANLEEYMKQCLFYDILLGFKSFDTIANSNDILTEMGPGSPARGMKFIPESGSPTIVTCQAGYTAIGTGVTTYSDTALEEEGRKIFPGLTPALARSKLIADLPIVANHFHGSSQTAQQIFQQRSLVNAFLQARANLGAADGDTFAVLRAEEQARNTYTSIAEQAMTWVPLLNIVLTVVFYAMFPVIFPLFLIPRSGTPALKGYFTGFFYLAAWGPLYVVLHMFIMDRTADAMNATSPGGVTMAGMAGIDAVNTDTATIAGFLMMSIPFLAAGMAKGAMAVSSQATSMLAPAQSAAEAAAVERTTGNYAYGNESYMNLSSSNRQSDQWNTAPSFSGGAPIMSSVGANAAITRTTSDGSTVYDTSPAISRLAFASSVSQFANAERQQTLSELETARNTLSEERSRALSLADRTSSRQTTGTRNSSGSESSAGFRSGENLQRFDNQSLDARDTVSESDRVNSSQGAQQSNTDRLETTRGGSLSVGGSAGRGGKRAANGEGGSGANGAIGGSVQAGITGARARLDTVTRGTEANQSQGFDSSTSDNRSNGSNATQDSGSYVQSGSFSRSEGYSEAAFSREQALEDVRRIDKRIAAIDEVSKSLSSNTSSRDGYGSNLSFDLSQIIASRYQEKAAELGLTAPSLARTDLSPQEQATAEVVARAIIADYYDQRVAPFNDLIPQPGSLVGNVSGPGAFTETDLRGQGPRRSVGSPRNLVEGSSDSAISDRIDEGGQSLGQRYETNVTRSGQRRQDFQQDRKGEGAADDRFNERFYDKDQR; encoded by the coding sequence ATGATGGAGATCTTCACGATCGGCGGGGGCGAATACATCGTCAATGTCTTCAACGCGGTATCCGCTTGGACAGGGGGAGGGGGTTTTCGCTCGCTGCTGCGCGTCGTGATGGTCATGGGCTTGATCTACACGCTGATGGTGGTGGCGTTCAGCCTCAACTGGCGTGCCTGGTTCAACTGGTTTCTGGGGGCGACGCTCATGTATGGCGCCCTCATCGTGCCCACGATGACGGTGAGGGTCACCGACCGCCTCAATCCATCCCTGGCACCCGCAACGGTCGCAAACGTCCCTCTGGGGCTGGCAATGATAGCCTCGGTCAGTTCGACTGCTGGTGATTGGCTCACGCGCACGGCTGAGACGGTTTTTGTGATGCCGGGTTCGCTGCAGATGTCGAGCAACGGCATGATCTACGGCGCGCGCCTATGGGACCGCACTCAGGACTTCCGGATCCGCGATCCCCGCATCAGCGCCAATCTTGAAGAGTACATGAAGCAGTGCCTTTTCTACGATATCCTGCTCGGCTTCAAATCCTTCGACACCATCGCTAATTCCAACGATATTCTGACGGAGATGGGGCCGGGCTCGCCTGCGCGAGGGATGAAGTTCATCCCCGAAAGCGGCTCTCCCACAATCGTCACGTGTCAGGCGGGTTATACGGCGATCGGCACCGGCGTTACGACCTATTCCGACACGGCACTCGAAGAGGAAGGTCGCAAGATTTTCCCAGGGTTAACCCCAGCGCTGGCGCGCTCGAAGCTGATTGCGGACCTTCCGATTGTCGCCAACCATTTCCATGGCAGTTCGCAGACCGCACAGCAGATTTTTCAACAGCGCTCGCTCGTCAACGCCTTTCTGCAGGCGCGCGCCAACCTTGGCGCGGCAGATGGTGACACCTTTGCTGTCCTGCGTGCAGAGGAGCAGGCGCGCAACACCTATACGTCGATAGCGGAGCAGGCCATGACTTGGGTCCCGCTCCTCAACATCGTGCTGACGGTCGTCTTCTACGCGATGTTCCCAGTGATTTTCCCGCTCTTCCTCATCCCGCGCAGTGGCACGCCTGCGTTGAAGGGATACTTTACCGGCTTCTTCTACCTGGCCGCCTGGGGACCGCTTTACGTGGTCCTGCACATGTTTATCATGGACCGGACGGCTGATGCGATGAACGCGACCTCGCCGGGCGGGGTGACGATGGCCGGGATGGCAGGCATCGATGCCGTCAACACGGATACGGCAACGATTGCAGGCTTCCTGATGATGTCGATCCCGTTTCTGGCGGCAGGCATGGCCAAGGGCGCGATGGCGGTTTCGTCTCAGGCAACGTCGATGTTGGCGCCTGCCCAGTCTGCGGCCGAGGCTGCAGCGGTGGAGCGCACGACCGGGAATTATGCCTACGGCAACGAGAGCTATATGAATCTCTCGAGCTCCAACCGGCAGTCTGACCAGTGGAACACGGCGCCGTCTTTCTCGGGAGGCGCGCCGATCATGTCGAGCGTAGGTGCGAATGCCGCGATCACCCGAACAACATCAGATGGGTCTACGGTTTACGATACCTCACCTGCGATCAGCCGCCTCGCGTTTGCATCTTCTGTCAGCCAATTCGCGAATGCTGAGCGCCAGCAGACGTTGTCCGAACTGGAAACTGCACGCAATACGCTGAGCGAAGAGCGTTCCCGCGCGCTATCATTGGCTGATCGAACGTCGAGCCGGCAAACAACCGGCACCCGCAATTCCAGCGGTTCCGAGAGTTCTGCAGGGTTCCGGTCGGGCGAGAACCTGCAGCGGTTTGACAACCAGTCGCTTGATGCACGCGACACGGTCTCGGAGAGCGACCGTGTGAACTCCTCGCAGGGAGCCCAGCAAAGCAATACGGATCGTCTCGAAACAACTAGGGGCGGCTCGCTGAGCGTTGGTGGTTCAGCAGGACGCGGCGGGAAGCGCGCTGCGAATGGTGAAGGCGGCAGTGGCGCCAATGGTGCGATTGGTGGTAGTGTTCAAGCTGGCATTACTGGCGCTCGTGCGCGGCTAGATACGGTCACCCGAGGAACTGAAGCCAATCAGAGCCAGGGCTTCGACTCATCGACATCTGACAATCGTTCGAATGGGTCCAACGCAACGCAGGACAGCGGCAGCTATGTGCAGAGTGGCAGCTTCAGCCGGAGTGAAGGCTATTCGGAGGCGGCCTTTTCTCGCGAACAGGCGCTTGAGGACGTTCGGCGGATTGATAAGCGCATTGCGGCGATCGACGAGGTCTCGAAATCCCTCAGTAGCAACACTTCGAGCAGGGATGGCTATGGGTCCAATCTCTCCTTTGACCTAAGCCAGATTATCGCAAGCCGGTATCAGGAAAAGGCGGCTGAACTGGGGCTGACGGCACCGAGTCTGGCACGCACAGATCTCAGCCCCCAGGAGCAGGCGACTGCTGAAGTGGTCGCGCGGGCCATCATCGCCGACTACTATGATCAGCGCGTGGCGCCATTCAATGATCTGATCCCGCAGCCTGGTTCGCTCGTTGGCAATGTCTCGGGCCCGGGCGCATTCACGGAGACAGACTTACGCGGACAGGGACCTCGCCGTTCAGTCGGATCGCCGCGCAATCTTGTCGAGGGGTCGTCAGACAGCGCGATCAGCGATCGAATCGATGAAGGCGGTCAGTCTCTCGGACAGCGTTATGAGACCAATGTCACTCGATCCGGCCAGCGCCGTCAGGATTTTCAGCAGGATCGAAAAGGTGAGGGTGCCGCCGACGATCGCTTCAATGAGCGCTTCTATGACAAGGATCAGCGTTGA
- a CDS encoding ATP-binding protein, protein MEETEINAEVVSVFPNKVRIAVNNLMSFEIAGQSLRVGSFLKISDNDNVSLICIIESFSIEMRAKGDDHERVYMIDAYPLGTLKGNIFRRGGDELAIPPKRVVPATREEIAAIYANAFEEQQRCCFSSLTRQRDVKVPVHGDRFFNKHIAVVGATGSGKSSSVSRILQEATAAKSHGYAGLNNSHIVIFDIHGEYASAFPAAKLLSADDIVLPYWLLNDGEMGDMFLESGDSNNYNQEALLRTIITHCKEMANPGVAKVNFDSPLKYDIAQLQTCFANLSRETKDANDPLTIKTKDGNSVTYADDRERLTAYCTQPVDFAFKATGKINNGPYADGTIDKFVRRISAKINNSRLNFMFGPKAADATLEDVIRQITGYEKTTNSNVTILDLSGIPFEVLSITVSLVTRLLFDFSYHARRQTGQCETPFLLVYEEAHKYAPRSDLARFKASLNSIERIAKEGRKYGVSLMISSQRPSEISETIFSQCSNFLAMRLTNPEDQAYVRRLLPDTLGNLTAGLPALEQGEALLIGDAVAMPCVVYITECSPKPSSNDIRYYEIWKSPWHAAGVSDDFGHWLK, encoded by the coding sequence ATGGAAGAGACCGAGATCAATGCCGAGGTTGTCTCGGTTTTTCCGAACAAGGTGCGTATTGCCGTCAATAACCTCATGTCCTTCGAGATCGCCGGGCAGTCGCTGCGCGTCGGATCATTTCTAAAGATTTCCGACAACGATAATGTATCGCTGATCTGCATCATCGAAAGCTTTTCAATCGAGATGCGGGCGAAGGGCGATGACCACGAGCGCGTCTACATGATCGATGCTTATCCACTTGGAACGCTCAAGGGAAACATCTTCCGGCGCGGCGGCGACGAACTTGCAATTCCGCCCAAGCGGGTCGTACCTGCGACTCGCGAAGAAATTGCTGCGATCTACGCCAATGCTTTCGAGGAACAGCAACGGTGCTGTTTCTCCTCGCTCACACGGCAACGGGATGTGAAGGTTCCCGTCCACGGCGACCGTTTCTTCAATAAGCACATCGCCGTAGTGGGCGCGACAGGGTCGGGAAAGTCGTCCAGCGTGTCCAGAATTCTGCAGGAGGCAACGGCCGCGAAGTCGCACGGATACGCCGGGCTCAACAATTCGCACATCGTCATTTTCGACATCCACGGAGAATATGCATCCGCCTTTCCCGCGGCCAAGCTACTATCCGCCGACGACATCGTGCTCCCGTATTGGCTGCTTAACGACGGCGAGATGGGCGACATGTTCCTCGAGTCGGGCGACAGCAACAATTACAATCAGGAAGCGTTGCTCAGGACGATCATCACCCATTGCAAGGAGATGGCCAATCCGGGGGTCGCCAAAGTCAATTTCGATAGTCCCCTGAAGTACGACATTGCCCAACTACAAACTTGTTTCGCCAATCTCTCGCGGGAGACCAAGGATGCAAACGATCCGCTCACGATCAAGACCAAGGACGGGAATTCGGTAACCTATGCCGACGATCGCGAGCGTTTGACCGCCTATTGTACTCAACCGGTGGACTTCGCTTTCAAAGCCACAGGCAAGATTAACAACGGTCCCTATGCCGATGGCACGATCGACAAGTTCGTCCGGCGGATATCAGCGAAGATTAACAATTCGCGGCTCAATTTCATGTTCGGTCCAAAGGCTGCGGACGCGACGCTCGAAGACGTCATCCGTCAGATAACCGGCTATGAAAAGACCACAAACTCCAACGTCACCATCCTTGATTTGAGCGGCATACCGTTTGAGGTCCTCAGCATAACAGTATCGCTGGTGACGCGGCTCCTATTCGATTTTTCGTACCACGCGCGGCGCCAGACCGGCCAATGCGAGACGCCGTTCCTGCTCGTCTACGAGGAGGCCCACAAATATGCGCCGCGCAGCGATCTCGCGCGTTTTAAAGCTTCGCTGAACTCGATCGAGCGAATTGCCAAGGAGGGGCGAAAATACGGGGTCAGCCTCATGATCTCAAGCCAACGCCCATCGGAGATCTCGGAGACGATCTTTTCACAGTGCAGCAATTTCCTTGCGATGCGCCTGACGAACCCGGAAGACCAAGCCTATGTGAGGCGCTTGTTGCCCGACACGCTCGGCAATTTGACCGCAGGGTTGCCCGCACTCGAGCAGGGCGAGGCGCTACTCATCGGCGATGCGGTTGCAATGCCGTGCGTCGTATACATCACCGAATGCTCGCCAAAGCCGTCGTCGAACGACATTCGATACTACGAGATCTGGAAAAGCCCTTGGCATGCGGCGGGCGTCTCCGACGATTTTGGCCATTGGCTGAAGTAA
- a CDS encoding DNA repair exonuclease: MRLIHSADWQLGKPFGRFEPDVRAALYEARFDAIDTLGRLASEHGARHVLVAGDVFDTDGPDDRTMVQAVSRMSRHSCRWWLLPGNHDYARSGGLWDRVRSSVGPTINVLTEAEPVEMEDDIWLLPAPLTYRHNLEDPTEAFGAMETPCARLRIGLAHGSIRDFGSRGESKNQIAPDRATRSRLDYLALGDWHGALQVDAHTWYSGTPETDSFQRDEPGQALLVELDQGSTPVVKPIRTGRFQWLMRSWTVNDHASFEAECSQLLETIDAPSTLLQLSLAGITSLGDRVAMLQSLETDIIHRLRFLDVRSDDLVGRPSEEDLAGLAVEGILGVAAARLNEQAAIGGTESVLAKRALERLFVEYSRGGQP, translated from the coding sequence ATGAGGCTTATTCATTCGGCGGATTGGCAATTGGGCAAGCCCTTCGGGCGGTTCGAACCCGATGTTCGCGCGGCACTTTACGAAGCTCGCTTCGACGCCATCGACACGCTCGGCCGGCTCGCCAGTGAGCATGGCGCCAGACATGTGCTGGTAGCGGGTGACGTCTTCGATACCGACGGGCCCGACGATCGCACAATGGTTCAGGCGGTTTCTCGAATGAGCCGCCATTCCTGCCGTTGGTGGTTGCTGCCGGGGAACCACGACTATGCGCGAAGTGGAGGGCTGTGGGACCGTGTCCGGAGCAGTGTCGGTCCCACCATCAATGTCCTAACGGAAGCAGAGCCCGTCGAGATGGAGGATGATATTTGGCTCCTGCCCGCGCCTTTGACATATCGGCACAATCTCGAGGACCCGACAGAAGCCTTTGGCGCTATGGAGACCCCCTGCGCACGGCTTCGGATTGGTCTTGCTCATGGCTCCATCCGGGATTTCGGATCGCGCGGGGAATCCAAGAACCAGATTGCTCCCGACCGTGCGACACGCTCGCGGCTCGATTACCTCGCCCTTGGGGACTGGCATGGCGCGTTGCAGGTCGATGCCCACACCTGGTACTCCGGCACTCCCGAAACAGACAGCTTCCAGCGCGACGAGCCCGGCCAAGCGCTTCTTGTCGAGCTTGACCAAGGCAGCACACCCGTCGTCAAGCCTATTCGTACCGGCCGGTTTCAGTGGCTCATGCGGTCCTGGACCGTAAACGATCATGCTTCATTTGAGGCGGAATGCAGCCAATTGCTTGAAACCATCGATGCGCCATCGACGTTGCTACAGCTCTCGCTTGCGGGGATTACGAGTCTGGGTGATCGGGTCGCGATGCTTCAGTCGTTGGAGACCGACATCATTCACCGCCTGCGCTTCCTCGATGTCCGGAGCGATGACCTTGTGGGCCGGCCCAGTGAGGAGGATCTCGCCGGACTGGCGGTCGAGGGCATTCTTGGTGTTGCGGCGGCCCGGCTCAATGAGCAGGCCGCGATTGGAGGAACCGAATCGGTTCTCGCCAAGCGCGCGCTCGAACGCCTCTTTGTCGAATACAGCCGGGGAGGGCAGCCATGA
- a CDS encoding AAA family ATPase, whose translation MSLVIRRIAIENFRKFRDPFTIDNLTDGLNIIIEPNETGKSTLMEALRAAFFVRHNTQNQLAKSYAPRGDSVAPRVEIDFLIDGAEWSLRKRFLKSASIDVEGPQGRAQGDEAEALLNTLLGSVRDTSRAGDVSTYGALGLLWVAQMDALEIRAPGAIVRDTITASLEAEVGSIMGGEAYRKVRERVDAQYELYWTPTGVKKGRQVEALRRLEVAVAASAEADDKVAQLEKSFGELDVCRQRLSVLQREMADQTDSQTRAELVSSLEVARMAAQLLATRQAENEVAAGRLAKLEDIQGRHEAAVLARDKAARALQDARDLRATSSERVKASQSKVGDARLALLEVQAAHQRAADAYEEGLEAHKEQQLQDATAEARQRYRELIGLEAELEAMKRVELGAIPNDKLAALEGNERAVVEARARVDAGAAHVTLSGDAEGVMIDGEPMALGTRALTQMTRIQLGSAELAITPPASAASAEELLAEAVSKQEGALFALGVADLAAARERTIAAREASAEIRTLTAQIAAASPADDRIGLAAGADALKLFVSSLPEPAAGVHHVAVDLNVLKQQLEIDATALARAEGVVQSAIEDLRKCEAEEAPHATAEALAQNDLTTAQSVIASIEAHPDWEGLAEAISSARQRAAEAAIQLDAASRNATAHDVADINRKIATIDARASAAAGQKTDLEKDIARLEATIESEGGRGLAEQAAAARDELDASRAALQRVTDDANTVMLLRNTLEAARNETSARFVGPVARRAKGYIERLLPGCELAFSDSMALESVIRAGKEEQSDSLSRGTQEQLAILTPIAFADMLRDQGKPISLILDDPLVYSDDARLDTMIDILTEAASQMQVILLTCRDRAFRHVDGNRVRLG comes from the coding sequence ATGAGCCTTGTGATCCGTCGCATCGCCATCGAGAACTTCAGGAAGTTCCGTGATCCGTTCACGATCGACAATCTGACCGATGGCCTCAACATCATCATCGAGCCGAACGAGACGGGCAAGTCGACCCTGATGGAGGCGCTGCGCGCGGCGTTTTTCGTGCGCCACAACACGCAGAACCAGCTCGCCAAGTCCTACGCACCGCGCGGAGATTCGGTTGCGCCACGGGTCGAGATCGATTTCCTCATCGACGGCGCAGAGTGGTCGCTCCGAAAGAGGTTTCTCAAATCAGCATCAATTGACGTTGAGGGGCCGCAGGGCAGGGCGCAGGGCGATGAAGCTGAAGCCCTGCTCAACACGCTGCTTGGCTCAGTGCGCGATACCAGCAGGGCAGGGGATGTTTCCACCTATGGAGCGCTCGGCCTTTTGTGGGTGGCGCAAATGGACGCGCTCGAGATCCGTGCGCCGGGTGCCATCGTGCGCGACACGATTACCGCTTCGCTTGAAGCGGAAGTCGGATCGATCATGGGCGGCGAGGCCTACCGCAAGGTGCGAGAGCGCGTCGATGCGCAATACGAGCTCTACTGGACCCCAACGGGTGTGAAGAAGGGTCGTCAGGTCGAGGCGCTCCGTCGCTTGGAGGTCGCTGTGGCGGCCTCTGCCGAGGCTGATGACAAAGTCGCGCAGCTTGAGAAGAGCTTCGGCGAACTTGATGTTTGCCGCCAGCGCTTGTCTGTTTTGCAGCGCGAAATGGCTGATCAGACCGATAGCCAGACACGCGCTGAACTTGTCTCATCGCTTGAGGTGGCGCGGATGGCTGCGCAGCTTCTGGCAACCCGGCAGGCAGAAAACGAGGTGGCAGCCGGGCGGCTCGCCAAACTCGAAGATATTCAGGGGCGGCATGAAGCCGCAGTGCTGGCGCGCGACAAGGCGGCGAGGGCTCTTCAGGATGCGCGTGACCTCCGAGCAACGTCTAGCGAGCGCGTTAAAGCCTCTCAGAGCAAGGTTGGCGATGCGCGTTTGGCGTTGCTTGAGGTGCAAGCGGCACATCAGCGGGCGGCTGATGCGTATGAAGAGGGGTTGGAGGCCCACAAAGAACAGCAGCTGCAGGATGCAACGGCAGAAGCGCGTCAGCGATATCGCGAGCTGATCGGCCTCGAAGCAGAACTCGAGGCGATGAAGCGCGTCGAGCTCGGTGCGATCCCCAACGACAAGCTGGCCGCACTCGAGGGCAATGAGCGTGCTGTCGTCGAAGCGCGCGCCCGGGTCGATGCCGGCGCCGCGCATGTCACGCTGAGCGGAGATGCCGAAGGCGTCATGATCGATGGCGAGCCCATGGCACTTGGCACCCGAGCGCTGACACAAATGACGCGTATTCAGCTTGGCAGCGCCGAGCTTGCTATCACACCGCCAGCGTCAGCCGCCAGCGCCGAAGAGCTGCTGGCCGAGGCAGTCAGCAAACAGGAGGGTGCGCTCTTCGCTCTCGGCGTTGCCGATCTCGCGGCTGCGCGCGAACGAACAATTGCCGCGCGCGAGGCATCAGCTGAGATACGGACGCTCACGGCCCAAATTGCGGCAGCTTCGCCTGCAGACGACCGCATTGGCCTTGCCGCCGGGGCAGACGCGCTGAAGCTCTTTGTCTCCTCGCTGCCGGAGCCCGCAGCCGGGGTTCATCATGTCGCCGTAGACCTCAACGTGCTTAAGCAGCAGCTTGAGATCGATGCCACGGCGCTGGCGCGGGCTGAAGGCGTGGTTCAGAGCGCAATCGAAGATTTGCGCAAATGCGAGGCGGAGGAAGCGCCTCACGCGACTGCCGAGGCGCTGGCCCAGAATGATCTGACTACCGCGCAGAGCGTCATTGCCAGCATTGAGGCCCATCCCGATTGGGAGGGGCTTGCCGAAGCGATATCCAGTGCGCGCCAGCGCGCCGCCGAAGCTGCAATCCAGCTTGATGCCGCGTCACGCAACGCAACCGCGCACGATGTGGCGGACATCAACCGCAAGATTGCGACGATTGATGCGCGCGCGAGCGCCGCTGCGGGTCAGAAGACAGACCTTGAGAAGGACATTGCCCGGCTCGAAGCTACAATCGAGAGTGAAGGAGGGCGCGGGCTTGCTGAGCAGGCTGCCGCAGCTCGTGACGAACTTGATGCCTCCCGGGCAGCGCTTCAGCGGGTGACCGATGATGCCAACACCGTCATGCTTCTGCGCAACACGCTAGAGGCTGCCCGCAACGAGACCTCAGCGCGATTTGTTGGACCTGTCGCCCGCCGCGCCAAGGGCTATATTGAGCGTCTTCTACCAGGCTGCGAGCTCGCCTTCTCTGACAGCATGGCGCTCGAGAGCGTTATACGCGCCGGAAAGGAGGAGCAGTCGGACAGCCTTTCCCGCGGTACGCAGGAACAGCTTGCGATCCTGACCCCGATTGCGTTTGCCGACATGCTCCGCGACCAGGGCAAGCCGATTTCTCTGATCCTCGACGATCCGCTCGTCTATTCCGATGACGCCAGGCTCGACACAATGATCGACATCCTGACCGAAGCAGCCTCGCAGATGCAGGTTATTCTCCTCACCTGCCGTGACCGGGCATTCCGACACGTGGACGGCAATCGTGTGCGGCTTGGGTGA
- a CDS encoding DUF3883 domain-containing protein codes for MAEGWTEFEIDAVVADYFGMLADELAGRSFIKLALYRSLAEKIPRNIKSIERKHQNISAIMIGFGQPWVTGLKPAKHYQNALADGVLRWLDQRPDWLEPRIQADEGNPVRKVSSLLIGPPPTHQNEPPLIDPALMAAIGKKYDVAERDARNRRLGKAGEELVLHHERQSLLRAGREELAHKVRWTSVQDGDGYGFDIASFEPDGRERLIEVKTTNGWERTPFHISKNEVTVAETRDDDWHLVRVWNFARQPRAFTLRPPLSAHVELTPTSFLAALR; via the coding sequence ATGGCGGAAGGTTGGACCGAATTCGAAATTGACGCGGTTGTCGCCGACTATTTCGGAATGCTTGCCGACGAACTCGCAGGCCGTTCGTTCATTAAGCTTGCGCTCTATCGCAGCCTTGCTGAAAAAATCCCGAGAAACATCAAATCTATCGAGCGCAAGCACCAGAACATCAGCGCGATCATGATTGGTTTTGGTCAACCATGGGTCACAGGCCTCAAGCCGGCTAAGCATTATCAGAATGCGTTGGCAGACGGAGTCTTGCGGTGGCTGGACCAACGACCGGATTGGCTTGAGCCGAGAATTCAGGCGGATGAAGGCAATCCGGTTCGTAAAGTGTCGTCGCTACTGATTGGACCTCCACCCACGCATCAGAATGAACCGCCCTTGATAGATCCGGCTTTGATGGCCGCCATCGGCAAGAAATATGATGTGGCTGAACGCGATGCGAGAAACCGCCGACTGGGCAAGGCTGGTGAAGAGTTGGTCCTGCATCACGAGCGCCAATCGCTTTTGCGAGCCGGCCGAGAGGAGCTTGCCCATAAGGTGCGTTGGACATCCGTACAGGACGGCGATGGCTATGGCTTCGACATTGCCAGTTTCGAGCCCGATGGCCGCGAACGGCTCATTGAGGTGAAGACGACCAATGGCTGGGAACGCACACCTTTTCACATCAGCAAGAATGAAGTTACGGTTGCTGAAACCCGGGATGATGATTGGCACCTCGTCAGGGTCTGGAACTTCGCGCGCCAACCAAGAGCATTTACCCTTCGGCCCCCGCTTTCGGCGCACGTCGAACTGACACCGACGAGCTTTCTCGCGGCGCTAAGATAG